The Paraburkholderia largidicola DNA segment GGATTCAATCTGCGCGGCGGCGATTCGGGGCAGGGTGGCCGGCTGTTCGGGCGACAGGCACTCGTCGGACTCGAAGGGCCGTGGGGTTCACTCACGTTCGGCCGTCAATACACGATGTCGTACTGGGCGATGTCGGATGCCGATATTCTCGGGCCGGACATTTACGGCATCGGCGCGCTGGATGCATTCTTGCCGAACGCGAGAAGCGACAACACGGCCGTCTATAAAGGCAAGTTCTATGGATTCACATTCGGCGCGTCCTGGTCGTTCGGACGCGACGGCGCGGGGACGGGCAATTCGCCAGGGCAGGGAACCTGCGCAGGACAGGTGCCCGGCGACGTGAATCAATGCCGCGAATGGAGTGCAATGCTGAAGTACGACGGCACCTACTTCGGCGTGGCCACAGCGTACGACGAACAACGCGGCGGCACGAATGCAGCAGCAAACTTCTTCGACGGCGTCGCGCCGTTTCCGATTGCCGGCAGCGGCGACAAGGATGCGCGTCTGCAGGCGAACGGCTATGTGAACGTTGCGGGGGTAAAGCTGGGCGGTGGATGGATCGGCCGCCGCGTCGAATCGAACGGACCGGGCGGCGACGTGCGCTCGAATCTGTTCTACCTCGGCGCGCAATACTACGTGACGCCCGTGTTTGCCGTCGATGGAGAAGCGTACCGCGTCATCGTGCAGCAGCAGGACGCGCGCGCGACGCTGGCGAGTCTGCGCGCCACTTACTTCCTGTCGAAGCGGACGGCGGTGTACGGCAACGTCGCGTACCTGTGGAATAGCGCACACGCGCGCTATTCCGTCAGCGCGGGTGGCGGCGGCACGACGCCCGCAGCGGGCGTCGGCCAGCTCGGCGCGATTGTCGGTGTGCGGCATTCGTTCTGATTGATGAGGCTGCCTGCGACGTCAATCTTCGTCGCAGGAATCCGTTGCGGCCGGTGCATGCGACGAGGTCCAGGGCAGCCTCGCTTTTAGCGAAGACTGCGCGAATTACCGACGGTCTCGAGATTTCGCGTGTACAGTGAAGTGTCTTTTGCCGTCTGCATCGGACGACGCGCTCGCTATGCGCGGCTTTTTATCAATCGAATCAAGACTTCAAGGAACGATCTGACTACCGTCATCCCCAAACCCAATGAGCCCGTCGAAGTTGCACTTCGACGTTTTCGCCGTGCAATCCAGAATAATGGACTGATCGCAGAATTGCGTGCGCGCACGGCATACGAAAAGCCCACCACGGAGCGCAAACGAAAGAAAGCGGCCGCTGTGGCCCGTTTGCGCAAACAGATTCGCCGCGCGTTGCCGCCAAGGAAGCTGTATTGACCCCCGTCGTCAATCTCCGTATGGCTTCTGAGGCGCTTATCCGGCGAGTGGCGGCTCTGCGGAGCGGCTCGTTTCGATGACGTTGACTGGCGCCGGGTCGAAAATTACCCGGGCCAGTTCATTGAAACCTTGCAATTGCGGCGAGCAGGTGTTACTGTGCCCCGAAGTTCAAGAAGTTCGATTGCTGTTCATCAATAGTTCCGTTGCCCCTCGGCGGTATTCGTTGTCCTCTCCCTCCTTGATCCTTTGGCTCCGCACTCTGCTGGGGCGATAATCTCTTCAATTTCACTGCTTCAAGGATTCTTATGGATACCGGTACCGTCAAGTGGTTCAACGATGCAAAGGGCTTCGGCTTCATCTCCCCGGATAACGGCGGTGACGACCTGTTCGCGCACTTCTCCGAAATTCGCGGCGACGGCTTCAAGAGCCTCGCTGAAGGCCAGAAGGTCAGCTTCGAAACGAAGCGCGGCCCCAAAGGCGTGCAAGCTGCAAACATCACGCCGGTTTAAGGCGTAGCGTAGCAGTGCGGGGCCGGAACGCGGCCCCGATTCGTTTTCCCCCCGAAGTCCACGCCCCACATCTCTTGCACTGGCGTTTGCCGGTCGCATCCTATACGGCGCGAAGCCGCCTCTGTCATGCCGGTCGCTCTCTCAGCGGCACATGTTTCCAGGCGTGACGAATACAATTCAAAACATCAAAGACAAATGCAAAACTCAACTACCCAGCAGTACGGGGGTTATACCGTACGTCCGTCCGCACATTGCCTGCCCGACGGTCTGTTTTCCGCAAATCTGCTGCTCGAGCGCGATGGCGCGCGACGCGCACCGAATCAATACGAATTCTTTTCGCTCGACTATTTCGCCGACGAAGCTGACGCGGTCGATTACGCGCGAAGCTGGGCATGCCACTGGATCGACACTCGCGGTTGATCCGGGTCCGTTGCAAGACGGATGGACTTTGTACGAGTCCTTCATCGTCATCCGCAAGAAAATGCACGCGTTCCAGGCCGGTGCCCAACGCGTGCGGGACCCAGTTCATTTCGCAAGCTGACCAAGGTAGTACCCCAGTCGCTCTTCGACATCGCCCGGCTTGTGAAAACCGCGTGCGAGCAGCGCCTCGATACCTTGCTGCGCTGCGGGCCGCCCGAGCGACGCAATGCACGCATCCCATCCCGCGCCGAGTTCGACGTCCGGTGGCAGGCTGGTGTTGACGAGGCGCTTGGTGGTTGCGATCGCCCACTTGTCGAACGCGGAGATACGCGTCGCGAGCGCATCCACGTATGCGTCCAGATCGCCATCCGGCAGCGCCCGGTTTACGTAGCCATAGGCCTCGGCCTTGGCACCATCGATGTCTTCCGAACCCAGCAGCACTTCCAGCGCGCGATTGCGGCCGATGAGTCGAGGCAGCCGGGCCATCGGACCGCCGCCTGCAACCATACCCACGCCGACTTCCCACTGCGAGATGATCGTCTTTTCCCGACTGGCGAAACTCATGTCACAGGCGAGCGTCATTTCGCTGCCATTGCCCGTCGCCCGCCCCCGGATGAGGGCGATGGAAACGACGGGCGCGCGTGGCAGCCGCACGAGAAAATCCGGCCACTGAGGCAACCCGCTGCGACCGGGTGGCAAGGCGGTCAGTTCGTCGAGGTTGGCCGTGAAGTCCGAGTGATTCAGGAAATAGCCGTCGACCGCGCTGTCGAACACCACGACCTTCACATGCTCGTCGGTTTCGAGTGCGTCAATGACTTCGTTGAACTGCTGAACCATGGGCGGACCCATGACATTGATGGGCGGGTTGTCGATCGTGACGCGCCAATAGGCTGGGGACCGCTGCGTAACTCTGATCGGAACGGGGTTCGTCGTCGCATTCATGGGTGACTCCTGTCGCCGGCATATTCGATGGACATGATGGCTCGTGTCGGACGAAAACTAGGCCTGCAGAACCTTGAGAAGCTCCCTGGCAGTGGGGCCAGACGAAGCCGGATTCTGGCCCGTGATCAGGCGCCCATCGACAACGGTGAGCACGGCCCAATTGGCCACTTTTTCGAAGTGTCCGCCCAGACGCTTCAACTCATCCTCGACAAGGAAGGGCATGACCTTGGTCAGGCCGACGGCTTCCTCTTCATCATTGGTGAAGCAGGTGACGCGCTTGCCTTTGACGAGAGGTTGTCCTTCATACGTGGCCTGTCGAAATACACAAGGGCCATGACAGACGGCGGCAACCGGCTTGCCAGCGTTGTAGAAATCCTCGATCAGCGCGATCGAGTTTTTGTCATTGGTCAGATCCCACATCGGACCATGACCGCCCGCATAGAAGATCGTGTCGTAGTCGGCTGCCTTGACGTCGACGAGCTTGACGCTATTGGCAAGTACCTTTTGCGTAGCAGGATCGTTCTTGAAGCGTTGCATCGTGTCGGTCTGATTGTCCGGATCGTCGCTTCTGGGATCGATGGGTGGATGGCCGCCTTTGGGGGACGTCACGGTGACCTGTGCGCCGGCGTCCGTGAATGCGTAGTAGGGCGCAGTGAACTCTTCCAGCCAGAAGCCGGTCGGCTTGCCCGTATTTCCAAGCACATTGTGCGAGGTCAGAACCAGCAGGATTTTCATTTCAATCTCCGTTCGTTAAGGCCGACAAAAGATATTGCCCGGCGCGATGCAGACGACACCGTCGTAAGGGCAGCTATGTCGACACGTTCAAGGAACGTTTGTATTCAAGTCCGACTGCCAGGTGCGCGCCATCGAACGATAGTTTGGCCGGATCATCCCATGGTATGACTGCGGCTTTGACGCTTGCCGCGAGCGCCTCGCGCTCGCATGCGTGCACCGGTATCTTCGAAACAGGCAGGGGTATAAAAAATCGTCGCTTGATGACCCTCTGTGCGGGATGAGAAATTTGCTGCCTCGATGAATTGGCATCACGCCACCAGAGCAAAGAGGTGCATGAAGGATGAATCAGGAATCAGTCGCGCTTGTCGAAGGATTTTGGAAAGAGGTTTGGCAGACGCCCGACAACGTCGAGGCTGTCGACAGCTTCGTTGCCGAGGACTTTGTCGTGACGACAGGTGGCAGGGACATCGTCGGACGCGATGCTTTCAAGCAATGGATTCGCGACTTTTCCGCGCAAATTGCAGACTTGAAGTTCGAGATCGTCAATACTTTCCAGTCTGCTGATGGCACGCTCGTCTCCGCACGGTTCCGTATTCGCGGATGGAATAACGGCTTGATGGGCTTTCCCGCGGATAGACGTCCTGTCGAGTTCACTGGAAACGCGATATGGCACGTCTCGGAAGGACGGCTCGTGCGCAACTGGGTCGAGCGTTCGGCCTTCGAGCTGTATCGGGATCTGCAAGGTGTGTCGCACGTGCACGACCCGTTCGCGGTCGCTCGCAAATAGGCAGGGTACGACGTATGCCTTATTGCAAAACACGGGACGGAGTATCGCTGTTTTATAACGATTGGGGGACGGGTCGTCCTGTGGTTCTCATTCACGGCTGGCCGTTGAATGCGGACTTCTGGGAACCGCAATCCACCTGTCTCGCATCGAACGGCTTTAGAGTGATTTCGTATGACCGCCGTGGATTTGGCCGATCCGACCAACCGTGGTCGGGTTATGACTATGACACGCTGGCAGATGACCTCGACACGCTGATGCGACATCTCGACCTTCGCGAGGCCACGTTGATCGGATTTTCGATGGGTGGAGGCGAAGTCGCGCGCTATATGTCGAGGCACGGTACCGCACGCGTGGCGCAAGCGGTGTTGATGTCCGCGGTCACGCCGTCCCTGAAAAAGAGTGCCGAGAACCCTGAGGGAATTGACGAGTCAGTTTTCGGCGCCTTGCTAAAGGCGCTTGAAGATGATCGCGCTGGCTTTCTCGCGGACTTCCGCGAGGGCTTCTTCAACGGCGCATCGTCCGGGTCTGCGGTCTCACGCGGCGTGCTGGACTGGTATTCGTTTCTCGCCAGTCAAGCGTCGCTGCGCGCGACCGTCGAGTGCGCTCGCGCATGGGCGGATACGGACTTTCGTGGCGATCTCGCACGAATGACCGTCCCGACGCTGATTCTGCACGGCAGTGCGGATATCAATGTGCCGCCGGAGATCACGGTTCATCTCGCCGCGCGCCTGATTGTGAACGCTCGCTACATCGAATACGAAGGAAGCGGTCACGCTATTGGCATTACCGATCGTGAGCGCGTCAATGCGGATCTTCTCGCGTTCCTGCGTGAAGCCGGGCGTTGAATCTTCAGACGTCATCGTGCGAATTGTTCTTCACGCGAAAAACTGAATTGACTGCCAATCGATGCAACGGCGAACCTGGCGAAAGTACAGTGTTGTCACCGGGGAAGTCGTACCCGATCTCATCGACAAACACGCATTAGCAAGGTCGCTACCATGAGCAAATCTCGGCAACGGGTGTTCCTGATTACGGGTGTGAGTTCTGGATTCGGGCGCGCTTTTGCGGAAGCGGCGCTGTCGGCGGGACACGTCGTCATCGGCACGGTCAGGAGCGAAGCGGCGAAAGATGCGTTCGAGCAACTGCAAGCGGACCGCGCTCACGGTGTGGTGCTCGACGTCACCGATTTTGCGAAAATCGACACGGCCGTTGCAGGCGTGACTGAACGAACGGGACCGGTCGATGTACTCGTCAATAACGCGGGGTATGGCCACGAGGGTACGCTCGAAGAATCTTCGCTCGAAGAACTGCTGCATCAGTTCAACGTGAACGTATTTGGCGCCGTTGCGATGATCAAGGCTGTCTTGCCATCCATGCGCGTGCGTCGAACCGGCCACATCATCAACATGACGTCGATGGCGGGCCTCACGACGTTTCCCGGCATTTCGTACTACAGCGGCAGCAAGTTCGCTCTCGAAGGGATTTCCGAGTCGTTGGCTCAGGAAGTGCGCGGCTTTAGCATCCGTGTCACGGCCGTCGCGCCGGGCTCGTTTCGTACCGATTGGGCAGGACGCTCGATGGTGCGCACGGAACGCAGCATTACGGACTACGACCCGGTGTTCGATCCCGTTCGCCAGGCTCGCCAGGCGAAGGACGGCAGACAGGCGGGCGACCCTGACAAGGCTGCGCACGTGCTGCTGGATCTCGTCGAACATCCCGATCCGCCCGTCCATCTGCTGCTTGGTAGCGATGCGTTGAGTGTCGTCCGACGAAAGCTTTCCACGATGCAAACAGCTATCGGCGCGTGGGAAGAGGTCAGCAGATCAACTGATTTTTCATAGGGTGTGCGTTGCCAATCGCATCGAGTCCCTGAACACCTGATGCGATCAATACGCGGCGCGCAGCGCCTCATTGGCAACAGTGAGCCGCGACGCGATCGTCTTGATCAGAAAGCGATGAAACTGCTGTGCGGCGACAGGGTCTTCGCGTTCGAGCGCGAGCAGTGCCGGCACCGACAGACGGTGAACGCGCGTCGGCGCTTCGGCGATCACATCGGCGCTTCGCGTGGTCTGCGTGTACACGGCCATTTCTCCGACGACCGTCCCGGGGCCGAACGAACGCAGCCGCACAAGGCGGCCATCGGGCAGCGGCAGCGAAACGGCAACGCGTCCGGATTCGACGATATAAAGCGCATCGCCCGGCTCGCCGCGCGAAAACAGCAACTGACCCGCGTCGAGATCGCGTACTTCGAGACACGCGCATAGTCGGTCCAGCGCAGATGGCGTGAAATGCGGAGCGAGTGTGGACCGGAGATTCTGTTCTCCCGATGCCTGCATCGCGGAACCCGATCCGAGCAGCGTGTCTTCGATCCATTCGAGACCTGCATCGAGCGTGGCGAACTCGTGTATCCGCAAGTTCAGCGTACCTGTCTTCACGAGCAGGCTGCGCGAGCGCGCGGGCAACGCAGTGAGCACGAGATCGGCGCCCGATGACGCGCACAGTTGCCGCAGCTTCACGAACGCGATCGATACCGACGCGTCCATGCCGTTGGTCGACGCGAAGTCGAGCACGACGTAGCGCACGGGGGCGGCATCATTTGCAGCGAGCCGTTCGCGCACGCGTTGCAGAATCGAATTCGCGGTGCCGAAAAACAGAAAGCCTTGCAGGCACATTCCACATAGCTGCGTGCCGAGTTCGCGCAAACGTGCGGCATCCTCGATACTGCGCTCGACTGTCGAGGTGCGCGTGGTGGCATCGAATGCCATGCGCACGCAGCTAACGCGCCCATACAGCAGCGTGAACATCACACACGCGGCAATGACGCCCGCGATCACGCCCGCCACGACGCCATAGAACGCCACGACGGCAAGGATGCCTGGCACGAGCGCGTACTCGTACCAGTTGAGCCTTGCATACGCGCCCACCAGCCATTGCATCAGCAGCCGCAGTCCCATGAAAAGCTGCAGCCCGACCAGCACGGGGACGGGAAAGAGCGCCACCAGATCGGGCGATGCAATGAGCGCGACAAGGCACGCGAGCGCGGCGAACACGCCCGCCATGCGGCTCGTTGCGCCGGCGCGCGCATTGAGCATCGACCGGTTGTACGATTGATAGCCGACCATCCCGCCCAGCAACCCGCTCGCGATGTTCGCCAGCCCCGCTGCGCGCATCTCGCGGTTCAGATCGATATCATCGCCTGTCGCCGCGCCGATGGCCGTCGAGTTCATCAGGATCGTGATCGCCGACGCGGACGTCACGACGAGTGTCTCCGGCAGATGCGCCGCGATCGCGGCCCAGTCGATCGCGCCATTCGCGAGTGGCGCGGGCACGTGCATATCCGGGAAGAAGTGCAACTTCACATGAGGCAGCAGCAGGCCCATGTTGCGCGCATCGTCGATCGAGAGTCCGGCCAGGTGCAGCGACAGATAGAACAGCACGATCCCGCACGCGAGCACGAACGGCAGCGCCGCAATGTGCTGCCGGCCGCGCGTGAGAATGGTGGTGAGCACGCCGATGAACAGCGCCGGCATCCACGCGAGCCAGTGCAGATGCGTGAGCACGGGCAAGGTATGCCACTGCGGCGACTCGCCCGTCAGCACGCGGAACGCGCCCGCCAGCAACAGATAACCGGTGCCCGCCAGAAATCCGCCGACCACGGGATACGGCAGGAACTGCAGTGACCGGCTGCGCTTCGACGAGCCGATCGCGTACAGCACGATGCCCGTCACCACCGAACACAGTGCGATGGCGATCAGTACGGTCAGAAGAATGGTTTGCGGCGAGCCGCCGTCGGCGCGCACGCTGCTCGCGACGCCCGCCGCCACGCCTGCCAGAAAAGCCGTCGCGTTGCTGTCCGGCCCGGCGATATTCAGGCGCATCGAACTGGTCAGCGCAATCACCAGTGCCGTCACGATGCAGCTGACCAGCGCGGTCGGCACGCCGAGTTCGGCATAGCGCGCGAGGTCCGCGCTGAAGATCAGCGTGCCCAGGCTCATCGCGTAGCAGAGCATGACGAGCATCGAGACGGCGCCCGCCGTCAGGTCGCCGAGCAGCCCAACACCCGTCATGCGCGCTGCGGCAGCGCTTGCAGATGCAGACTCGGATTCGGAACCTGTGGCAGCTGGCTTCACGGCGCTCCCCCGGAACGCGCGGCGCCGGGCACGAGCCGGCGACCGCGCGCCCAGTATCCGCTGCCCGTCTCGCGCCTGTCAAACCGCCGGCACGCGGGCGGCCGACCCTCTCTTTCGAGGTACTCAACACCTACACTAGACAAGGCGGGTGCGGTTTTTTAAGCACGCAACGAGAAACAGATTCCGGCGATGACGATGGATATCGAACTGTGGCTGGGCGGACTCGGGCTCCAGCAGTACGCACGGGCGTTCGCCGACAACGACATCGACGCCGCGATGCTGCCTGAGCTGACGGATGCCGATCTGAAGGAACTCGGCGTGCGCTCGCTTGGGCATCGCAAGCGGCTGCTGGCGGCGATAGCGCAGATACCGGCTGGGGACGCACAAGCGCCGCCTGTGGTCCAGGCTTGCTTCGACAAGCCTGTCGCGTCCACTAACGGCGGGCCGTTGGACGAGCGCAGGCAGGTCGCCGTGCTGTTCGCCGATATGTGTGGCTTCACGGACTTGAGCCGTGAACTCGACCCAGAGGAATTGCTTGCGGTGCTCGACGGCTACTTCGAGCAGGTCGATGACATCGTCGAGCGACACGGCGGGCATATCGACAAGCATCTCGGTGACTGCGTCATGGCCGTGTTCGGCGCGCCGCGTTCGCATGGAAACGATCTGGAGCGCGCGGTGCGGGCCGCGCTCGCGATCACCGACGCGATGCCGGGGTTGTCCCGGGCGCTGGGACGCTCGCTTTCCATTCACATCGGCATTGCGGTTGGCCAGGTCGTAGCGAGCGGCACCGGCAGCGCCGCGCACAGGGAGTACACCGTCACGGGCGAGACGGTCAACCTCGCATCGCGCCTCACCGACGCGGCGGGGCCGGGCGAGATATTGATCTCGGAAGCCGTATGGCGGCCCCTTGCTGACCGCCTCGATTGTGTGGCGCGTGGGGCGCTTGCCGTGAAAGGCTTCGCAGAGGCGGTTTCGGTATGGCGTCTTGCGGGTCTGCGGCGTTCGTCGGTGAGTCGGCCGCTGGTCGGGCGTCGCGACGAACTGCGCCAGTTTCAGGGAATACTCGAATCGTGCAGTCGAACCGGGCGCGGCCACATTGTCCATGTCAGAGGGGAGCCGGGTATCGGCAAGACACGGCTTGTCGAAGAATGCCAACGCGAGGCGAACGAACTCGGATTCGCCTGTCACAGCGCCCTTGTGCTCGACTTCGGATCGAGAGCCGGTCGGGACGCGATCCGGTCTCTCGTACGCGGTCTCCTTGCGATCGATGACGCCAGCGACGGGAATGACGGCACGACTGCCGTGGCGCGCGCCATCGCCGACGGTCTGGCTGACGCCGGCGATGCGCCGTTCCTCCATGATCTGATCGATGTGCCTCAGCCGCCCGGAGGCCGGGCGCTCTACGAGGCCATGGACAATGCGATGCGCGTTCGAGGCCGGCGCAACGTCATGGTCCGGCTCGTGCAACACGCTAGCCGCGCGCAACCGCGGTTGATCGTCGTAGAAGACATTCACTGGGCTGACCGATCGACGCTGCGGGACCTCGCCGAACTCGCCACCGCGGCTGCGGGGTGTCCGGCCGTGCTGATGCTGACCGGGCGGCCCCAAGGCGATTCACTAGACGAACGATGGGACGCACCGGGCAACGCGTCGTACTCGCTGTTCGATCTGGGCCCCTTGAATGACGGCGACGCGCGTCTGATGGCCGAATCGTTTGCCTGTACCGACGACCTGGCGGCGCGCTGCATCGAACGGGCCGCGGGCAATCCGCTCTTTCTCGAACAACTGTTGAGCAATGCAGGGAAGACGGTGGGATCGGGTGTGCCGGGCTCGGTGCAAAGTCTCGTGCAGGCGCGGCTGGATGGACTCGATCCGATGGACAAAACCGTCTTGCGGGTCGCGTCGGTTTTCGGCCAGTTCTTCGAGAAGGAGGCGATCAGCCACATGCTCGACGGCGCCGATGTCGTACTGGAACCGTTGATGATGAGCCGCCTGCTTCGCCGACAGGGCAGCGGTTTCATCTTCCATCACGCACTCATTCGCGACGCCGTCTATGACGGGCTGCTGAAAAGCCAGCGCCGCGAATTGCATCGCCGCGCCGCGCAGTGGTATGCGCAGCGTGATGCCGTGCTGCGGGCCGAGCATCTCGATCGAGCCGCGGACGATGAGGCGCCAGCCGCCTATTGCGAAGCGGCACGCTCGCAGGCGGCCGGGTATCACTATGAATTCGCGCTGCGGCTCGTCGAACGTGGGCTCGAATTGACGACTGCCCGTACGGACCGCGTTGCGCTCGAATGCCTGCGTGGCAACATTTTGCACGACACCGGCGACATGACATCGGCGCTCGGCGCGTTCGAAACGGCTCTCGCTGCGGCCGCGACGGACGCAGAGCGTTGTCAGGCGTGGATTGGGCGCGCCACCGTGAAGCGGGTTATCGACGATCTCGATGGGGCGTGGAGCGATCTGGACTGCGCTGCCGCAGTGGCGTCAGCCGACGGTCTGTTGCGCGAAGCGGCACGCATTCATTTTCTGCGCGGCAATCTCTGTTTTCCGCGCGGTGAGATCGAAGGCTGCGTGCGTGAACACGAGCGCAGCCTGGTTCTCGCGCGCGAGGCACGCGACTACGAACAGGAGGCGGCCGCGCTCGGCGGGCTCGGAGACGGAGAATACATGCGCGGCCGGATGATCAGCGCGCACGATGCATTTAGTCGATGCATCGAGTTGTGCCAACGTCACGGGTTCGGGCGCATAGAAGTCGCCAACCTGCCGATGCGCGCGATTACCGCGTGGTTTGCAGGCAAGGTAATGGAGGGACTCGATGCGGCGAATGCAAGCGTTGCCGCGGCGGAGAAGGTCGGTCATCTCCGGGCGCTCGCCGTCGCTCATCATGCGGCGTGGCACTGCTTGTACCAGCTCGCGGAATGGGATCGTGCCTGGGAGCATGTCGGCCCGGCGCTGCAGTGTGCGCGTGAGCTGAAATCGAGGCGGTTCGAAGCCGAGGCGCTGGCATTGCGCGCGGAGTTGCATCGGGTCGCCGGGCGGCGGCGCGAAGCGCTCGATGATATCGAGGAGGCACTGGCGATCAGTCGGGAGACGGGGATGGCTTATCTCGGCGCATCGTATCTGGGGATTCTGGCGCGGGTGTCGGACGATATCGGCGGCTGCGAGCAG contains these protein-coding regions:
- a CDS encoding porin, whose amino-acid sequence is MKYGRVVVLAAGLFSASAFAQSSVTLYGVLDTGIEYVSHANAAGDHVIRMPGITGELPSRWGMRGAEDLGGGLKAVFILESGFNLRGGDSGQGGRLFGRQALVGLEGPWGSLTFGRQYTMSYWAMSDADILGPDIYGIGALDAFLPNARSDNTAVYKGKFYGFTFGASWSFGRDGAGTGNSPGQGTCAGQVPGDVNQCREWSAMLKYDGTYFGVATAYDEQRGGTNAAANFFDGVAPFPIAGSGDKDARLQANGYVNVAGVKLGGGWIGRRVESNGPGGDVRSNLFYLGAQYYVTPVFAVDGEAYRVIVQQQDARATLASLRATYFLSKRTAVYGNVAYLWNSAHARYSVSAGGGGTTPAAGVGQLGAIVGVRHSF
- the rpsU gene encoding 30S ribosomal protein S21, whose translation is MTTVIPKPNEPVEVALRRFRRAIQNNGLIAELRARTAYEKPTTERKRKKAAAVARLRKQIRRALPPRKLY
- a CDS encoding cold-shock protein, whose translation is MDTGTVKWFNDAKGFGFISPDNGGDDLFAHFSEIRGDGFKSLAEGQKVSFETKRGPKGVQAANITPV
- a CDS encoding enoyl-CoA hydratase/isomerase family protein, with amino-acid sequence MNATTNPVPIRVTQRSPAYWRVTIDNPPINVMGPPMVQQFNEVIDALETDEHVKVVVFDSAVDGYFLNHSDFTANLDELTALPPGRSGLPQWPDFLVRLPRAPVVSIALIRGRATGNGSEMTLACDMSFASREKTIISQWEVGVGMVAGGGPMARLPRLIGRNRALEVLLGSEDIDGAKAEAYGYVNRALPDGDLDAYVDALATRISAFDKWAIATTKRLVNTSLPPDVELGAGWDACIASLGRPAAQQGIEALLARGFHKPGDVEERLGYYLGQLAK
- a CDS encoding type 1 glutamine amidotransferase domain-containing protein, encoding MKILLVLTSHNVLGNTGKPTGFWLEEFTAPYYAFTDAGAQVTVTSPKGGHPPIDPRSDDPDNQTDTMQRFKNDPATQKVLANSVKLVDVKAADYDTIFYAGGHGPMWDLTNDKNSIALIEDFYNAGKPVAAVCHGPCVFRQATYEGQPLVKGKRVTCFTNDEEEAVGLTKVMPFLVEDELKRLGGHFEKVANWAVLTVVDGRLITGQNPASSGPTARELLKVLQA
- a CDS encoding ester cyclase — protein: MNQESVALVEGFWKEVWQTPDNVEAVDSFVAEDFVVTTGGRDIVGRDAFKQWIRDFSAQIADLKFEIVNTFQSADGTLVSARFRIRGWNNGLMGFPADRRPVEFTGNAIWHVSEGRLVRNWVERSAFELYRDLQGVSHVHDPFAVARK
- a CDS encoding alpha/beta fold hydrolase; translated protein: MPYCKTRDGVSLFYNDWGTGRPVVLIHGWPLNADFWEPQSTCLASNGFRVISYDRRGFGRSDQPWSGYDYDTLADDLDTLMRHLDLREATLIGFSMGGGEVARYMSRHGTARVAQAVLMSAVTPSLKKSAENPEGIDESVFGALLKALEDDRAGFLADFREGFFNGASSGSAVSRGVLDWYSFLASQASLRATVECARAWADTDFRGDLARMTVPTLILHGSADINVPPEITVHLAARLIVNARYIEYEGSGHAIGITDRERVNADLLAFLREAGR
- a CDS encoding oxidoreductase, with product MSKSRQRVFLITGVSSGFGRAFAEAALSAGHVVIGTVRSEAAKDAFEQLQADRAHGVVLDVTDFAKIDTAVAGVTERTGPVDVLVNNAGYGHEGTLEESSLEELLHQFNVNVFGAVAMIKAVLPSMRVRRTGHIINMTSMAGLTTFPGISYYSGSKFALEGISESLAQEVRGFSIRVTAVAPGSFRTDWAGRSMVRTERSITDYDPVFDPVRQARQAKDGRQAGDPDKAAHVLLDLVEHPDPPVHLLLGSDALSVVRRKLSTMQTAIGAWEEVSRSTDFS
- a CDS encoding SulP family inorganic anion transporter; this translates as MKPAATGSESESASASAAAARMTGVGLLGDLTAGAVSMLVMLCYAMSLGTLIFSADLARYAELGVPTALVSCIVTALVIALTSSMRLNIAGPDSNATAFLAGVAAGVASSVRADGGSPQTILLTVLIAIALCSVVTGIVLYAIGSSKRSRSLQFLPYPVVGGFLAGTGYLLLAGAFRVLTGESPQWHTLPVLTHLHWLAWMPALFIGVLTTILTRGRQHIAALPFVLACGIVLFYLSLHLAGLSIDDARNMGLLLPHVKLHFFPDMHVPAPLANGAIDWAAIAAHLPETLVVTSASAITILMNSTAIGAATGDDIDLNREMRAAGLANIASGLLGGMVGYQSYNRSMLNARAGATSRMAGVFAALACLVALIASPDLVALFPVPVLVGLQLFMGLRLLMQWLVGAYARLNWYEYALVPGILAVVAFYGVVAGVIAGVIAACVMFTLLYGRVSCVRMAFDATTRTSTVERSIEDAARLRELGTQLCGMCLQGFLFFGTANSILQRVRERLAANDAAPVRYVVLDFASTNGMDASVSIAFVKLRQLCASSGADLVLTALPARSRSLLVKTGTLNLRIHEFATLDAGLEWIEDTLLGSGSAMQASGEQNLRSTLAPHFTPSALDRLCACLEVRDLDAGQLLFSRGEPGDALYIVESGRVAVSLPLPDGRLVRLRSFGPGTVVGEMAVYTQTTRSADVIAEAPTRVHRLSVPALLALEREDPVAAQQFHRFLIKTIASRLTVANEALRAAY